The genomic window GACATGGGGGTCAATTTCTTCGACAACGCCGATATCTACGCCAAAGGACAGGCCGAGATTTTGATGGGCAAGGCCATCAAAGGTTTGCCCCGCGAGGCGCTGGTCATCTCGTCCAAGGTGTTCTGGCCTACCATGCCCGGCCCCAACGGGCGTGGCCTTTCGCGCAAGCACATCATGGAGTCCATCCACGCCTCCCTGCGCCGCTTAGACACGGACTACCTGGACATTTACTACTGCCACCGCTTCGACCCCGATACGCCCATCGAGGAAGTGGTGTACACCATGAACATCCTCATTCAACAGGGCAAAATTTTGTACTGGGGCACCTCGGAGTGGACGGCGGCTCAAATCGCCCAGGCGGTGTACATCGCCCGGCAGCACCACCTGATTCCGCCGGTGGTGGAGCAGCCGCAATACAACATGTTCCATCGTCACCGGGTGGAG from Anaerolineae bacterium includes these protein-coding regions:
- a CDS encoding aldo/keto reductase, with protein sequence DMGVNFFDNADIYAKGQAEILMGKAIKGLPREALVISSKVFWPTMPGPNGRGLSRKHIMESIHASLRRLDTDYLDIYYCHRFDPDTPIEEVVYTMNILIQQGKILYWGTSEWTAAQIAQAVYIARQHHLIPPVVEQPQYNMFHRHRVEAELAPIARELGIGLTTWSPLYSGILTGKYNDGIPEGSRASLESMAWIRDRITPERIAIVRQLSEVAAELGVTMAQLAIGWLLRLKVVSSVITGATKIKQLKENLAAAEVLPKLTDEVLDRIETILGNAPEDH